One part of the Prunus persica cultivar Lovell chromosome G5, Prunus_persica_NCBIv2, whole genome shotgun sequence genome encodes these proteins:
- the LOC18776917 gene encoding probable calcium-binding protein CML45, which translates to MEKTVSEAFGCQAISVVLILLIILNLLLILHLLSSFWYVLVPLFLCVLCDVLQIIVCSESSKGKTIQKRSCIAKKQEVNCLHENENENDVDDKKQLCTGELGQMMEKLGTLFDADGGEVVEGRLGSKEIADLFEEEPSLEEVKEAFHVFDENKDGFIDAGEINKVLCALGFVGASEVECKRMIKAFDHNGDGQIDFNEFVQLMEKSFC; encoded by the coding sequence atggagaaaacagTGAGTGAAGCATTTGGCTGCCAAGCCATTTCAGTTGTTCTCATACTCCTTATCATTCTTAACTTGCTCCTTATCCTACACTTGCTCTCCAGTTTCTGGTATGTTCTAGTGCCCTTGTTTTTATGCGTCCTTTGTGATGTGTTGCAAATTATTGTTTGTTCGGAGAGCAGCAAGGGCAAGaccatccaaaaaagaagttGCATTGCCAAGAAACAAGAAGTTAATTGCCttcatgaaaatgaaaatgaaaatgatgtaGATGACAAGAAACAGCTGTGTACTGGAGAACTTGGACAGATGATGGAGAAACTAGGAACATTATTTGATGCAGATGGTGGTGAAGTAGTTGAGGGGAGACTTGGGTCAAAGGAGATTGCTGACTTGTTTGAGGAGGAACCAAGCCTGGAGGAAGTAAAAGAAGCTTTTCATGTGTTTGATGAGAATAAGGACGGGTTCATTGATGCAGGGGAGATAAACAAGGTTCTCTGTGCATTGGGTTTTGTTGGAGCTTCAGAAGTGGAATGCAAAAGAATGATCAAAGCCTTCGATCATAACGGAGATGGACAAATAGATTTCAATGAATTTGTTCAACTCATGGAGAAGAGCTTCTGCTGA
- the LOC109949297 gene encoding uncharacterized protein LOC109949297 yields the protein MSQSYKNRNTWTLCNYGGAIKRWTSWTDSNHGRRFEVCENNRKNRGKGHYWEWVDEEICPRGKEVLPGLLRRMRAMELELNQIEEDNEGLKDKLRVIEQENKELTATVGRLGRQRMKMDEKIMVYRHIGKLMFGGKVWSVCGMGSWSHGWNVDD from the exons ATGTCGCAGAGTTATAAGAACCGTAACACATGGACGCTTTGCAATTATGGGGGAGCTATTAAAAGATGGACTTCCTGGACTGATTCCAATCATGGGAGAAGATTTGAGGTTTGTGAGAATAATCGG AAGAACAGAGGCAAAGGTCATTATTGGGAGTGGGTGGACGAGGAGATATGCCCACGAGGAAAGGAAGTTCTTCCTGGGTTGCTAAGAAGAATGAGAGCTATGGAGTTGGAACTGAATCAAATagaagaagataatgaagGACTGAAAGATAAGCTTAGAGTAATTGAGCAAGAAAATAAGGAATTGACTGCAACAGTTGGAAGACTGGGAAGGCAGAGAATGAAGATGGATGAAAAAATTATGGTGTATCGACATATAGGGAAACTAATGTTTGGGGGGAAGGTGTGGTCTGTTTGTGGCATGGGTTCTTGGTCTCATGGTTGGAATGTTGATGATTAA